From the Equus przewalskii isolate Varuska chromosome 19, EquPr2, whole genome shotgun sequence genome, one window contains:
- the MDC1 gene encoding mediator of DNA damage checkpoint protein 1 isoform X8, which yields MMEDTQAINWEVEEEEETERPSESLGCSLAPVGRLRIFSSAHGPEKDFPLYLGKNVVGRMPDCSVALPFPSISKQHAVIEILAWGKAPILQDSGSLNGTQILRPPKVLSPGVSHRLRDQELILFADLLCQYHRLDAPLPFVSRGPLTVEETPKVQGGTHPRGLLLAEDSEEEVDPLSERHVVKEPRTSSSSLATVVPESDEEGPSPAPGGPGPPFAFNLDSDTDEEESQQPATGEAFSAAMTDATVETEPPKAITTEIQLEKDQCSVEERDTATKVKRDARNEVVPVGVILERTQPAEEDSDTDVDDESRPPGRPAEVHLESAQPSGFIDSDTDVEEEGIPTTPAVVPMKKRQVFHGDDAKSPGAPGLANLQESPAGSDTDVEEGEALLTVPLERSQASMVIDSNTDDEEEVSAALTLARLKESRTLTWHRDTDVEEDKAQPVVLLEQSQTSARRDSDTDVEEEGPPVEKRGTVPKDCTDKAHSEKSQPPLGDSDIEMEEDKSSPAVHLERSEASATVDVNTQVKEEVLPGPAVTPLEKHQVPVAWTNQTDVEADRGPAKQPMVCLEEAQPPPVGDCEITSLNASAVTDVRKSQFPTGGDAGTEWAVAVLEQERAPEAGAQGGSPVALVEQGLLPVSRENLTDLVVDTGTPGEPTQPRREGAQTPKEGKREPRMDGTKDSADARDDSEDLDLQATQCFVEKEGQSLEVQSTEDEPTQAFLLSPPQEPGPSRCSFQAEEKNAILSQTYGATSLASFLKRLPRELLYEGALDELWEVLATQPYCPRESEASETQPVAAHLEAHGSCPSPPRATPGEQHPESPVHAEPLGIQGRGMHTVEKDMGTPGETADRVNPERGPLERATKKPPPEGERKDVMGEEELTWGLRDSQQKQVLARDTQRQESDKKVTSASPESGMESLKVEIETAREIQEKEREKQTLAREIFEREAEKLVPGRVCEVGGLEVKVSKVIQERGPEAGEPERGTQDQEGQASSPTPEPRVGAGGLQALASAVVASGSQSGGGRGVPVSPRRQERDHLNCKMPPAEKASRGDQESPEACLPPAVTEASAPLQNPLMSQSQKHPTPQPLPSLELPIPRARQNGSQGAPEIPPSELEPLHPKPKVRPRGSSRMLPSPMSSIAPESHPTTPTDQPVSPEPTSRATRSRTYRSSEMTPAPVVPTAPELQSSTSKDQPVTAKLTSRATRGRTHRSSVKSPEPVVPTAPELQPSTSKDQPVTPEPTSRGRTHRSSVKAPEQVVPTAPELQPSTSKDQSVIPTPTSRATRGRTHRSSVKTPEPVVPTAPEFQPPTPTDQPVTLELISRATRGRTHRASVKTPEPVVPTAPELQPPTSKDQSGILTPTSRATRGRTHRFSVKSPEPIVPIAPELQPSTPTDQSVASEPTSGTTQGRTHRSSVKTPELVVPTGPEFQPSTSINQLVTPKPTSQPRTHRSSVKTPEPIVPTTSELQPSTPTDQPVTPKPTSRATRGRKHRSVNTSEPIVPTAPELQPSTPTDKPVTRKPTSRATRGRTHRSSVKTPEPIVPTAPELQPSTPTDKPVTCKPTSRATRGRKHRSSVKTPKPIVPTASQLQPSTPTDQSVTPESTTQDIRGRKHRSSVKTPQPMEPTAPGHEPPSHTDQPVTPEAIAPASQSRTLRTSIISAVPVPTTPEFRSPVPTDQPIPPETIPQANCSRRPRATRKQGSPTAPIVHEPCSAPPEPNSRNQRRRAVRAAESLTTIPEPAFAQLPEAPTHAPHIEKVEAAGTSGFTPEPQRKASQSHKRPLATLDLPPLQKRLQRGKVSQKTAFLQEEEDDPTERPGKKEVVVMPGPGKRKRDQAEEEGILSRSLRRTKPNQESTAPKVLFTGVVDVRGERAVLALGGSLASSVAEASHLVTDRIRRTVKFLCALGRGIPILSLDWLHQSRKAGCFLPPDEYVVTDPEQEENFGFSLRDALSRARERRLLEGYEIHVTPGVQPPPLQMGEIISCCGGTVLPSMPRSYKPQRVVITCSQDFPRCAIPSRVGLPILSPEFLLTGVLKQEAKPEAFVLSALEMSST from the exons ATGATGGAGGACACCCAGGCTATTAACTGGGAGgttgaagaagaggaggagacagagagacccAGTGAATCCTTGGGGTGTAGCTTGGCGCCCGTAGGGCGACTGCGTATCTTCAGTAGTGCCCATGGACCAGAAAAAG ATTTCCCACTCTACCTCGGGAAGAATGTGGTAGGCCGAATGCCTGATTGCTCTGTGGCCCTGCCCTTTCCATCCATCTCCAAACAACATGCAGTGATTGAAATCCTGGCCTGGGGCAAGGCACCTATCCTCCAGGATTCTGGGAGCCTCAATGGGACTCAAATCCTGAGGCCTCCTAAGGTCCTGAGCCCTGGGGTGAGTCATCGTCTGAGAGACCAGGAGTTAATTCTCTTTGCTGACTTGCTCTGCCAGTACCATCGCCTGGATGCCCCCCTGCCCTTTGTCTCTCGGGGCCCTCTAACTGTAGAGGAGACACCCAAGGTACAGGGAGGAACTCATCCCCGGGGGCTCCTGTTGGCTGAGGACTCAGAGGAGGAAGTAG ATCCTCTTTCTGAAAGGCATGTGGTGAAAGAACCAAGGACCTCATCTTCTTCTTTGGCAACAGTAGTTCCAGAGAG TGATGAAGAGGGGCCTTCCCCTGCCCCAGGTGGCCCTGGGCCACCTTTTGCCTTCAACTTGGACAGTGacacagatgaggaagaaagTCAGCAACCAGCAACAGGGGAGGCCTTCTCAGCTGCCATGACAGATGCCACTGTAGAGACAGAACCGCCTAAAGCCATCACAACTGAAATCCAGCTTGAAAAGGATCAGTGTTCAGTGGAGGAAAGGGACACTGCCACAAAAGTCAAGAGGGATGCAAGGAATGAAGTGGTTCCAGTTGGAGTGATTCTGGAGAGGACCCAACCTGCTGAGGAGGACAGTGACACAGATGTGGATGATGAGAGCAGGCCTCCAGGAAGGCCAGCCGAAGTCCATTTGGAAAGTGCCCAGCCTTCTGGCTTCATAGACAGTGATACTGATGTGGAAGAAGAGGGGATCCCCACGACCCCAGCTGTAGTTCCTATGAAGAAGAGGCAAGTCTTCCATGGAGATGATGCAAAGAGTCCTGGGGCACCTGGCTTGGCGAATCTGCAGGAGAGCCCAGCTGGTAGTGATACAGATGTGGAGGAGGGCGAGGCCCTACTAACGGTCCCTCTGGAGAGAAGCCAAGCCTCCATGGTGATCGATAGCAATACAGATGATGAGGAAGAAGTCTCAGCAGCACTCACTTTGGCACGTCTGAAAGAGAGCCGAACCCTTACCTGGCACAGAGATACAGATGTGGAAGAGGACAAGGCCCAACCTGTGGTCCTTCTGGAGCAAAGCCAAACCTCCGCCAGGAGAGACAGTGACACagatgtggaggaggaggggccccCAGTGGAAAAGAGAGGAACTGTCCCCAAGGATTGCACAGACAAAGCACATTCAGAAAAGAGCCAGCCTCCTCTTGGGGATAGTGATATAGAGATGGAGGAAGATAAGAGCTCACCTGCAGTCCACCTGGAGAGAAGTGAAGCCTCTGCCACAGTGGACGTCAACACACAAGTGAAGGAGGAAGTCCTACCAGGGCCAGCTGTTACACCTCTGGAGAAGCATCAGGTGCCTGTGGCATGGACAAATCAAACAGATGTGGAAGCAGACAGGGGCCCAGCAAAGCAGCCTATGGTGTGTCTAGAGGAAGCCCAGCCTCCTCCAGTTGGGGACTGTGAGATCACATCCTTAAATGCCTCAGCAGTGACAGATGTAAGAAAGAGCCAGTTTCCCACAGGAGGGGATGCTGGGACGGAATGGGCTGTGGCTGTTCTTGAGCAGGAGAGAGCTCCTGAGGCGGGGGCCCAGGGTGGGTCACCTGTGGCACTAGTGGAGCAGGGCCTTCTCCCTGTCTCAAGGGAAAACCTAACAGATCTGGTGGTGGACACAGGCACTCCAGGGGAACCCACCCAGCCACGGAGAGAGGGAGCCCAGACCcccaaagaagggaagagagaaccaCGTATGGATGGGACCAAGGACTCTGCAGATGCCCGTGATG ATTCTGAAGATCTAGACCTACAGGCTACCCAGTGCTTTGTGGAGAAAGAGGGTCAGAGCCTGGAAG TCCAGAGCACGGAGGATGAACCTACCCAGGCCTTCCTGTTAAGTCCACCCCAAGAGCCTGGCCCTTCCCGTTGCAGCTTCCAGGCCGAAG aaaaaaatgccATATTAAGTCAGACCTATGGAGCAACTAGTCTAGCATCGTTTTTAAAGAGGCTACCGAGAGAGCTTTTATATGAAG GTGCCCTGGATGAGCTGTGGGAGGTCTTGGCTACACAGCCATACTGTCCAAGAGAATCTGAGGCCTCTGAGACCCAGCCCGTTGCCGCCCACCTTGAGGCCCATGGATCTTGCCCCTCACCACCTAGGGCAACACCAGGAGAACAACATCCAGAGAGCCCAGTTCATGCAGAGCCACTGGGGATTCAAGGAAGAGGGATGCACACTGTGGAGAAAGACATGGGTACACCAGGAGAAACAGCAGACAGGGTGAACCCTGAGAGAGGACCATTGGAGAGGGCAACCAAGAAACCGCcaccagaaggagagagaaaagatgtgaTGGGAGAGGAAGAATTAACTTGGGGGCTACGGGACAGTCAACAAAAACAGGTGTTAGCTAGAGACACTCAGAGACAAGAGTCTGACAAAAAGGTGACAAGTGCAAGTCCCGAAAGTGGTATGGAGAGTTTGAAGGTAGAAATTGAGACAGCCAGGGAaatacaagagaaagagagagaaaagcagactcttgcaagagaaatatttgaaagagaagcagagaaattaGTACCAGGGAGAGTGTGTGAGGTAGGTGGGTTAGAGGTCAAGGTATCCAAAGTGATACAGGagagaggccctgaggcaggggagCCAGAGAGAGGGACCCAGGACCAGGAAGGGCAGGCCTCCAGTCCAACACCAGAGCCtcgggtgggggctgggggccttCAGGCACTCGCTTCAGCTGTGGTAGCTTCTGGGAGCCAATCAGGTGGAGGAAGGGGCGTCCCAGTGAgtcccaggaggcaggagagag ACCACTTGAATTGCAAGATGCCACCTGCTGAGAAGGCTTCTAGG GGTGATCAGGAATCCCCAGAGGCTTGTCTGCCTCCTGCAGTGACTGAAGCCTCAGCCCCGCTCCAAAACCCCCTCATGTCTCAGAGCCAAAAACATCCTACACCTCAGCCTCTGCCTTCCTTAGAGCTGCCCATTCCCAGGGCCAGGCAAAATGGGAGTCAGGGAGCCCCAGAGATTCCTCCCTCAGAGCTGGAGCCTCTGCATCCAAAACCCAAAGTCAGGCCCCGGGGGTCCTCCAGGATGTTACCCTCTCCAATGTCTTCTATAGCCCCTGAGTCCCACCCTACCACCCCCACAGACCAGCCTGTCAGCCCTGAGCCCACATCTCGGGCCACTCGGAGCAGAACATACAGGTCTTCTGAAATGACCCCTGCACCAGTTGTCCCCACAGCACCTGAGCTGCAATCTTCCACCTCTAAAGACCAGCCTGTCACCGCTAAGCTCACATCTCGGGCCACTCGGGGAAGGACACATAGGTCCTCTGTCAAGTCCCCTGAACCAGTTGTCCCCACAGCCCCTGAGCTCCAGCCTTCCACCTCTAAAGACCAGCCTGTCACTCCTGAGCCCACATCTCGGGGCAGGACACATAGATCTTCTGTCAAGGCCCCTGAGCAAGTTGTCCCTACAGCTCCTGAGCTGCAACCTTCCACCTCCAAAGACCAGTCTGTCATCCCCACACCCACATCCCGGGCCACTCGGGGCAGGACACATAGGTCCTCTGTCAAGACCCCTGAACCAGTTGTCCCCACAGCCCCTGAGTTCCAGCCTCCTACCCCCACAGACCAACCTGTCACCCTTGAGCTCATATCTCGGGCCACTCGGGGCAGAACACACAGAGCCTCTGTGAAGACTCCTGAACCAGTTGTCCCCACAGCTCCTGAGCTGCAGCCTCCCACCTCCAAAGACCAGTCTGGCATCTTAACACCCACATCTCGGGCCACTCGGGGCAGAACACATAGGTTCTCTGTCAAGTCCCCTGAACCAATTGTCCCCATAGCCCCTGAGCTTCAGCCTTCTACCCCCACAGACCAATCTGTCGCTAGTGAGCCCACATCTGGCACCACTCAGGGCAGGACACATAGGTCTTCTGTCAAGACCCCTGAACTAGTTGTACCCACAGGTCCTGAGTTCCAGCCTTCCACTTCCATAAACCAACTTGTCACCCCCAAACCCACATCTCAGCCAAGGACACATAGGTCTTCTGTCAAGACCCCCGAACCAATTGTTCCCACAACCTCAGAGCTCCAGCCTTCCACCCCCACAGACCAACCTGTCACCCCCAAACCCACATCCCGGGCCACTCGGGGCAGAAAACATAGGTCTGTCAACACCTCTGAACCGATTGTCCCCACAGCCCCTGAGCTCCAGCCTTCCACCCCCACAGACAAACCTGTCACCCGCAAGCCCACATCTCGGGCCACTCGGGGCAGAACACATAGGTCTTCTGTCAAGACACCCGAACCAATTGTCCCCACAGCCCCTGAGCTCCAGCCTTCTACCCCCACAGACAAACCTGTCACCTGCAAACCCACATCTCGGGCCACTCGGGGCAGAAAACATAGGTCTTCTGTCAAGACCCCCAAACCAATTGTCCCCACAGCCTCACAGCTCCAGCCTTCCACCCCGACAGACCAATCTGTTACCCCTGAGTCCACAACGCAGGACATTCGGGGCAGAAAACATAGGTCCTCTGTCAAGACTCCCCAACCAATGGAACCCACAGCCCCTGGCCATGAACCTCCCAGCCATACAGACCAGCCTGTCACCCCTGAAGCCATAGCTCCGGCTAGTCAGAGCAGGACACTAAGGACTTCTATAATAAGTGCTGTGCCAGTTCCTACCACCCCTGAATTCCGGTCTCCTGTCCCCACAGACCAGCCTATTCCCCCTGAGACCATCCCTCAAGCCAATTGCAGCAGGAGGCCAAGGGCCACTAGGAAGCAGGGGTCCCCCACAGCTCCCATTGTCCATGAACCCTGCTCTGCACCCCCTGAACCTAACTCGAGGAACCAAAGACGAAGAGCAGTGAGAGCAGCTGAGTCCCTTACAACCATTCCTGAGCCTGCCTTTGCCCAGCTTCCTGAGGCGCCCACTCATGCTCCCCACATCGAAAAGGTAGAGGCAGCAGGTACATCTGGGTTCACCCCAGAGCCCCAGCGTAAGGCCTCTCAAAGCCACAAGAGGCCTTTAGCTACCCTGGATTTACCCCCACTTCAAAAACGGCTCCAAAGAGGGAAAGTCTCCCAGAAGACAGCGTTcctccaggaagaggaagatgatcCCACAGAGAGACCAGGGAAGAAAGAG GTTGTAGTGATGCCAggaccaggcaagagaaagagagaccaagCAGAAGAAGAGGGAATACTGAGCCGCAGCCTCCGAAGAACCAAACCTAACCAAGAGTCCACAGCCCCcaaa GTGCTCTTCACAGGAGTGGTGGATGTTCGAGGAGAGCGGGCAGTACTGGCCCTGGGGGGAAGTCTGGCCAGCTCAGTGGCAGAGGCTTCCCACCTGGTGACTGATCGAATCCGCCGGACGGTCAAGTTCCTGTGTGCCCTGGGGCGGGGGATCCCCATCCTCTCCCTGGACTGGCTGCACCAG TCCCGCAAAGCTGGTTGCTTCTTGCCACCGGATGAATACGTGGTGACCGATCCTGAGCAGGAAGAGAACTTTGGCTTCAGCCTTCGGGATGCTCTGAGCCGAGCTCGGGAGCGAAGGCTGCTGGAG gGCTATGAGATTCATGTGACCCCTGGAGTCCAGCCACCTCCACTTCAGATGGGAGAGATCATCAGCTGCTGTGGAGGCACTGTCCTACCCAGCATGCCCCGGTCCTATAAG CCTCAGAGAGTTGTGATCACATGCTCCCAGGACTTCCCCCGATGCGCCATTCCATCTCGGGTCGGGCTGCCCATCCTCTCACCTGAGTTCCTGCTGACAGGAGTGCTGAAGCAGGAAGCCAAGCCAGAGGCCTTCGTCCTCTCCGCTTTGGAAATGTCATCCACCTGA